In Halocalculus aciditolerans, the following are encoded in one genomic region:
- a CDS encoding glycosyltransferase, whose translation MEITSIDPEYSITVCCLDMENTVRESLLSILNQVDNRFEIIVVDGGSVDSTTTILSELEENYQQIRVVYLNRNPSRRLGEDRNIAVQHAKGEHILLQLDADDCYYAGILDFVTIYEKIRDSVCEDVYLKGNNLNVSSKDLLLRYGPYRNLQRGEDRDLWRRLFEQNQLIWLEHDPVCVSIGYDPGFMQKIRNGISQKITDFQVGISLMSWIRWSLSHYSVSRVLWEVLSSIYAKVLSLPREKYSTPNDYSSKGDLNARIDAESVTLTDIEERHCIAVDGLRHPYLFR comes from the coding sequence ATGGAAATCACATCTATAGATCCAGAATATTCCATTACTGTTTGTTGCTTAGATATGGAAAATACGGTTCGTGAGTCATTGCTATCGATACTGAATCAAGTCGATAATCGATTCGAAATTATTGTTGTGGATGGAGGTTCGGTTGATTCCACCACTACGATTCTCTCTGAATTAGAAGAGAATTATCAGCAGATTCGTGTGGTTTACTTAAATCGTAATCCTTCAAGGCGGCTTGGCGAAGACCGAAATATTGCTGTCCAACATGCTAAAGGAGAACATATTCTCCTCCAATTGGACGCAGACGACTGTTACTATGCTGGAATCTTGGATTTCGTCACTATCTACGAAAAGATCCGCGATTCTGTTTGTGAGGATGTGTACCTAAAAGGGAATAACCTTAACGTATCTTCGAAAGATCTGTTGTTAAGGTATGGCCCTTACCGGAACCTTCAGCGTGGAGAAGATCGTGATCTCTGGCGGCGACTATTTGAACAGAACCAACTAATCTGGCTAGAACACGATCCTGTTTGTGTCTCGATCGGATACGATCCTGGATTCATGCAGAAAATACGTAATGGGATTTCCCAGAAGATCACTGACTTTCAAGTCGGAATATCTCTAATGAGCTGGATTCGTTGGTCCTTGTCTCACTACTCCGTTTCTCGAGTTCTCTGGGAAGTTCTATCCAGTATATATGCCAAGGTCTTATCTCTACCCCGAGAAAAATATTCTACACCTAATGACTACTCTTCTAAAGGCGATCTAAACGCAAGGATCGATGCGGAGTCTGTTACACTGACTGATATCGAAGAGAGACATTGTATTGCTGTTGATGGCCTGCGACACCCATATCTGTTCAGATGA
- a CDS encoding polysaccharide deacetylase family protein: protein MVGRGAMVISLDTELKWGYHGFPTRKTWESSGEEIRRKVSRLLDMFSELDVPATWAIVGHLFLDSCNGEHENMPKPEYKNRSGDWYDEDPGGDFDESSCYFAPDIVDRIHSSNQSHEIGSHTFSHILCQEDGISAGVVKEEIQACIEIARRKGIEISSLVFPRNQVNFIDEVGETGIVAYRGVSPEESLRDKRFGRYRSFLRYIRRKSAPVVKPVKRGQGIWEIPASQYLQEDPGPKVANWGRRRHPRVTRAMKSIRKAKQAGGVYHVWSHPQDFTEESFQDLNNIIEYANNISLPVITMREVINQYR, encoded by the coding sequence ATGGTTGGAAGGGGTGCGATGGTAATCTCTCTTGACACGGAACTTAAATGGGGCTATCATGGATTTCCTACGAGAAAGACATGGGAAAGCAGTGGAGAAGAAATTAGGAGGAAGGTAAGCCGATTATTGGATATGTTTAGTGAATTGGACGTTCCAGCCACATGGGCAATTGTTGGCCACTTATTTTTAGATAGTTGTAATGGAGAACATGAGAATATGCCGAAGCCGGAGTATAAGAATCGATCTGGGGACTGGTATGACGAAGATCCTGGAGGTGATTTTGATGAATCAAGCTGCTATTTCGCCCCAGATATCGTAGATAGAATACACTCATCAAACCAAAGCCACGAGATTGGTTCACACACCTTCTCACATATTCTATGTCAAGAAGATGGAATCAGTGCTGGCGTGGTAAAAGAAGAGATTCAAGCGTGTATAGAGATAGCGAGACGCAAAGGAATTGAGATTAGCTCATTAGTATTCCCCCGAAACCAAGTTAATTTCATAGATGAGGTTGGGGAGACAGGCATAGTTGCCTATCGAGGGGTCTCCCCCGAAGAAAGTCTCCGAGACAAAAGGTTTGGAAGATATCGGTCGTTTCTCCGTTATATTCGAAGAAAATCTGCTCCTGTAGTTAAACCAGTGAAAAGGGGACAAGGAATTTGGGAGATCCCAGCTTCACAATATCTTCAAGAAGATCCCGGTCCGAAAGTTGCAAATTGGGGAAGAAGGCGTCACCCTAGAGTCACGCGGGCTATGAAATCGATACGTAAGGCAAAACAGGCAGGCGGAGTATATCACGTGTGGTCTCATCCTCAAGATTTTACTGAGGAAAGCTTTCAAGATTTAAATAATATTATAGAATATGCCAATAACATTTCTCTCCCTGTAATCACAATGAGAGAGGTAATAAACCAGTACCGATAA
- a CDS encoding glycosyltransferase, which produces MKIVHAGKYYYPDKGGIEQVIQTLAEGAADRGHDANVVAAASGWRGGSFKHNGVDVTKSGEMAQMMGVPAAPTYPLKLRRAAQSADVVHHHLPNPLDVGSSFILNHDGVDIVTYHSDIVRQSEFLRAYRPILRKFLKSVDGIITTSPQLRENSSILKEFQEKTTVIPLGIDLEQYRPDEIQSYDIDKPVVLFVGRLNYYKGVEYLVRAAAQINARVVIVGDGDRRESLEELTTELGVDDCVSFEGKVSEQSLKRWYKTADVFALPSIEPSEAFGVVQLEAMAFETPVVNTDLPTGVPWVSKDGETGFTIHSSSSEQLSEALRKLLLDEGLRNHLGTKARQRVEEKFEKNHMVNKTIKFYEQNNE; this is translated from the coding sequence ATGAAGATAGTTCACGCCGGGAAATACTACTACCCGGATAAAGGAGGAATTGAACAAGTCATACAGACACTCGCCGAGGGAGCGGCCGATAGAGGACACGACGCGAACGTAGTTGCGGCAGCGTCCGGTTGGCGGGGGGGATCATTCAAGCACAACGGCGTTGATGTGACGAAGTCCGGGGAGATGGCACAAATGATGGGAGTTCCTGCAGCACCGACTTATCCACTCAAACTCCGCCGAGCTGCTCAAAGCGCTGATGTCGTTCATCACCACCTCCCCAATCCGCTTGACGTTGGTTCGTCATTCATTCTAAACCACGATGGTGTTGATATCGTCACGTATCACAGCGATATCGTCCGCCAGTCAGAGTTCTTGCGAGCTTATCGCCCTATCCTCCGAAAGTTCCTCAAATCCGTTGACGGGATTATCACCACCTCTCCACAGCTCCGAGAGAACTCCTCAATACTGAAAGAGTTTCAGGAGAAAACGACGGTCATCCCACTTGGAATCGACTTAGAGCAATATCGGCCAGACGAAATCCAATCCTACGATATTGACAAGCCAGTTGTCCTTTTCGTCGGACGGCTGAACTACTATAAGGGCGTAGAATATCTGGTTCGCGCAGCGGCACAAATCAACGCAAGAGTCGTCATCGTTGGCGATGGCGACCGACGAGAGTCTCTTGAAGAGCTTACTACCGAGCTCGGCGTCGACGACTGCGTCTCCTTTGAAGGGAAGGTCAGCGAGCAGAGTTTAAAGCGATGGTACAAGACAGCAGACGTATTCGCCCTCCCCAGCATTGAACCCAGTGAAGCCTTCGGCGTCGTTCAGCTCGAAGCGATGGCGTTCGAAACGCCCGTCGTAAATACGGATTTACCAACTGGGGTTCCCTGGGTGAGTAAGGACGGTGAAACCGGTTTTACCATCCACTCCTCGTCATCAGAACAGCTATCCGAGGCTCTAAGAAAACTGTTACTGGATGAGGGACTGCGTAACCATCTTGGAACTAAAGCCCGCCAACGAGTAGAAGAGAAATTCGAAAAAAACCATATGGTAAATAAGACGATCAAGTTTTACGAACAGAATAATGAGTGA
- a CDS encoding flippase, with translation MVRLPPVLRNVSSLFTSNLISKAFDFWFFTLVVWYLGPDDFGSFAAALSLASVFSILVSLGADEVVTREVARSSSLTARYTTSLLSIRFFAGVIMVPLVVVSSLLLGYSSVVLICSALFAVSLVFRYLTRSFHSTFNGHDLMWITALSEVLRASIKLGGGWFLMQSSGGIFMLSSIYILSNLISLAFSFALYCHVFDNTHLSISFIGIRTILSATIPFALSGGLVTLYNNIDVLMLSKLIGTSSVGMYSAPYKIMMGLVSVMSPLVLSVYPMMSRKSDEVELSFLFGRLIKYVSIISIPMGFGVVCISPNLISLLFGPQYDRSSIILRILIWNFVLISLSWPFAYLLKALDAQSANLRASAIELTSNVILNAILIVHVGVLGAAIATVITAAIGLAYTSYAAKCLGYFISNTILVSILKSIVCSFAMALVVLHSPGGLFVHVTVGIFTYTVLCLLMRVLDEEDIRLLREFSPIST, from the coding sequence ATGGTGCGTCTTCCTCCTGTTCTCCGTAACGTCTCCTCTTTATTTACCTCTAACCTAATATCTAAGGCATTCGACTTTTGGTTTTTTACGCTTGTTGTTTGGTATCTTGGACCTGATGATTTTGGCTCATTTGCTGCCGCTCTCTCTCTTGCATCCGTCTTCTCAATTCTCGTTAGCCTTGGTGCAGATGAAGTTGTTACTCGGGAAGTCGCACGGTCGTCCTCCCTGACCGCACGTTATACAACTTCGCTACTTTCTATTCGATTCTTTGCGGGAGTTATTATGGTTCCTCTTGTTGTTGTATCGTCACTATTGCTTGGATATTCGTCTGTCGTTCTCATTTGCTCTGCTCTCTTCGCGGTCAGCCTTGTATTTCGGTATCTAACCCGTTCGTTTCATTCTACATTCAACGGTCATGACTTGATGTGGATTACAGCTCTCTCAGAGGTACTGCGTGCTTCTATCAAACTCGGTGGTGGTTGGTTCCTCATGCAGTCTTCCGGTGGTATTTTCATGCTTTCATCAATTTATATCCTCTCGAATCTCATTTCTTTGGCCTTCTCATTTGCTCTTTACTGCCATGTGTTTGACAACACTCATCTCTCAATATCTTTTATCGGAATTAGAACAATACTTTCTGCTACGATCCCATTCGCCCTTTCTGGTGGATTAGTGACACTCTATAACAATATTGATGTTCTCATGCTTTCCAAATTAATCGGTACTAGTTCGGTTGGGATGTACAGTGCACCATATAAAATCATGATGGGGCTTGTGTCTGTGATGTCTCCTCTGGTTTTGAGTGTCTATCCAATGATGTCTCGTAAATCAGATGAGGTGGAACTCTCCTTCTTATTTGGACGCCTAATAAAATATGTGTCAATTATTTCTATTCCAATGGGTTTCGGAGTTGTCTGTATCTCTCCAAATTTGATATCACTTCTCTTCGGCCCACAATACGATCGTTCTTCAATAATTCTTCGAATACTAATCTGGAATTTTGTCTTGATCTCCCTCTCTTGGCCCTTTGCATATTTACTAAAGGCCTTAGATGCACAGTCTGCAAATCTACGGGCTTCGGCAATTGAACTGACGTCTAACGTTATACTCAATGCAATCTTGATTGTGCACGTTGGTGTTCTTGGTGCTGCGATTGCGACTGTTATCACCGCAGCAATTGGTCTCGCCTATACGTCTTATGCGGCTAAGTGCCTAGGCTATTTTATTAGCAACACGATATTAGTTAGCATATTGAAATCTATTGTTTGTTCATTTGCTATGGCCTTGGTCGTTCTCCATTCTCCTGGTGGCCTTTTTGTTCATGTGACAGTTGGAATATTCACATACACGGTTTTGTGTTTGCTGATGAGGGTTCTTGACGAGGAAGATATACGCCTCTTACGGGAGTTCTCACCGATATCTACCTAA
- a CDS encoding glycosyltransferase has translation MLISFGVKDENIKRVEIVNPEYTSRFEREPHITNNESGEYYRCIYVGALEPHKNVHSLVKALQLVPSGEIKLDIVGNGSERERLQDLVERRDLTDTVDFHGELDHRTVLKMIRDSNLLIHPSKRETGPRTVQEAQQIGTPVIATPVGKTPELISHMKNGLLTRDDPENIAENINYALNNQREMREMAIEGQKSFSPAEWDKTVKTINKLVN, from the coding sequence ATGTTGATTTCATTTGGTGTTAAAGATGAGAATATTAAACGAGTAGAAATAGTGAATCCGGAATACACGTCGAGATTTGAGCGAGAACCCCATATAACAAACAACGAGAGTGGAGAATACTATCGATGTATATATGTAGGTGCTTTGGAACCGCATAAGAATGTCCACTCGTTGGTAAAAGCGCTTCAGTTAGTGCCAAGTGGAGAAATTAAGTTAGATATCGTAGGGAACGGCTCTGAGCGAGAGCGATTACAAGACCTAGTGGAGAGAAGGGACCTAACAGACACGGTAGACTTTCATGGTGAGCTTGACCACAGAACAGTACTCAAGATGATTCGTGATTCGAATCTTTTGATCCACCCATCAAAGAGAGAAACAGGCCCAAGAACGGTTCAAGAAGCACAACAGATTGGGACGCCGGTAATAGCAACACCAGTGGGGAAAACGCCAGAACTCATTAGCCACATGAAAAATGGACTCCTCACAAGAGACGATCCAGAAAATATCGCAGAGAATATCAACTATGCATTAAATAATCAAAGAGAGATGAGGGAAATGGCTATTGAAGGGCAGAAGAGTTTCTCGCCAGCGGAATGGGATAAGACTGTCAAGACAATAAATAAACTAGTTAATTGA
- a CDS encoding O-antigen ligase family protein, producing MSEPNPIKVVRKLCSDTGKTDQFVRLTLALTIGIFIIVPTLTVALRFVIPQPLASLTSLGLVVGSYSLGAIYRQHTRQGIVAALLVFITISANVPLGTEEAILFSIGPQILLAQVPMVMAVFALWHKFERVSVSTVVFLLGISVWPIISAPVIPGPRPTMAVYYGIYLAQAAVTYYIFHQSIISKIITIEEFIQSTLVVVFGHIIFSIMQLINSQPIGLSYLGESTRGTIATITQFGVTVQIGPYISGLAGGGALTVLLVSTLPAAIILGVVKTDLRWMLVAIASTAIIRMTAWDSAKGGALIGLTVTLLIIIHYGYYKKREYIQGAFVTVILSVGVLLLSARRTISKRSAATQNKNENPTNSTVGQKQPETHGTSAGSTPEWQRKFLQGEWSNKINANIPIFDTSNLSPRIHQYISGIDLALQYPVTGIGGANYYYISSQVDGKERVMHNITIAILAETGIIGLLLWGGLFLTSIKQGLNTIIQTSDTTKSYTLLAIIAGLISTLAQLQFSPHLISHTALFPLMAMLGALAGTGRRD from the coding sequence ATGAGTGAACCTAATCCGATAAAAGTGGTAAGAAAGCTCTGTTCAGACACGGGGAAGACGGACCAATTTGTTAGACTTACATTAGCTCTTACAATAGGAATATTTATAATAGTTCCAACACTTACAGTGGCTCTCCGGTTTGTAATACCACAACCACTAGCGTCGTTGACTTCCTTGGGACTAGTGGTTGGAAGCTACTCATTAGGGGCGATATACAGGCAGCACACGAGGCAGGGAATTGTAGCCGCACTATTAGTATTCATTACAATATCAGCAAATGTTCCTTTAGGGACAGAAGAGGCAATCCTATTTTCAATAGGGCCACAGATACTACTTGCTCAAGTTCCGATGGTAATGGCGGTTTTCGCATTATGGCACAAATTTGAACGGGTCTCAGTAAGTACAGTAGTATTTTTATTAGGAATCAGCGTGTGGCCGATAATCTCCGCGCCCGTTATCCCAGGACCACGACCAACTATGGCGGTTTACTACGGGATCTACCTAGCACAAGCTGCAGTCACATATTATATATTTCACCAATCCATAATATCTAAGATAATTACAATTGAAGAGTTCATACAAAGCACACTAGTTGTTGTGTTTGGACATATAATATTCAGCATCATGCAATTGATTAATTCTCAACCAATCGGGTTATCATATCTAGGTGAGTCTACTAGAGGGACAATTGCCACAATCACACAATTTGGGGTGACAGTTCAAATAGGACCCTATATTAGTGGATTGGCCGGGGGGGGAGCACTTACAGTTCTATTAGTAAGCACGCTTCCAGCGGCGATTATCTTGGGAGTGGTTAAGACAGATTTACGTTGGATGTTGGTCGCGATCGCATCTACTGCAATTATCCGTATGACTGCGTGGGATTCAGCAAAAGGGGGGGCGCTTATTGGACTCACAGTCACCCTATTGATAATCATACATTATGGGTATTATAAGAAACGTGAGTATATACAAGGAGCATTCGTTACAGTCATTCTGTCAGTTGGTGTCCTACTGCTCTCAGCTCGGCGCACCATTTCGAAAAGGTCAGCAGCCACACAGAACAAGAATGAGAATCCAACCAATAGTACGGTTGGACAAAAACAACCAGAAACCCATGGCACATCAGCTGGTTCAACACCAGAATGGCAGAGGAAGTTCCTCCAAGGGGAGTGGTCAAACAAGATTAATGCCAATATACCAATATTCGATACATCGAATCTTTCGCCAAGAATTCACCAATATATCAGTGGAATTGATCTGGCGCTACAATATCCGGTAACAGGCATCGGAGGTGCAAATTATTACTATATTTCATCTCAAGTAGATGGAAAAGAGAGAGTCATGCATAATATAACTATAGCAATACTGGCTGAGACAGGAATTATTGGCTTATTACTGTGGGGAGGGCTGTTTCTAACATCAATTAAACAAGGGCTAAATACTATCATACAAACCAGTGACACCACGAAATCATATACATTATTAGCCATTATCGCAGGCCTAATATCGACGCTCGCTCAGTTACAATTTAGCCCCCATCTAATTAGCCATACAGCTCTGTTCCCATTAATGGCGATGCTTGGAGCGCTAGCGGGTACAGGTCGAAGAGACTGA
- a CDS encoding glycosyltransferase family 4 protein has product MSRYTRNIVEALNRRDDVELVLLGVDERPEGVSSEADVLSTGAAPHSGLRAHFWEQFILPRTASQIDIDVLYVPSGNPPIYAPVPVVGTIHDLSPIRHPEWFSNKYALLYRIVTPLAIRGTSHIVAISEFTRQEIDSLYDTQSPISVVHNGIPGRVEPTKPDDAPATESYFLYVGSTNPRKNLNRLVSAYQTYREGRSDPKSLVLVGPDKDVHGQTALRNGSGVQRMGYVSDAELEWLYQNAVGFVYPSLYEGFGMPILESMRAGTPVLTSRNGATEEVADDAAVLVDPTDTAAIAQGLTEVIKRRSELIDAGRERTQMFSWDRAAEQYVEVFHQAASSEGAK; this is encoded by the coding sequence GTGAGCCGATATACGCGGAATATCGTTGAAGCATTAAATCGTCGAGACGACGTTGAGTTGGTTCTGCTTGGCGTAGACGAACGACCGGAAGGGGTTAGCAGTGAGGCCGATGTCTTGAGTACGGGAGCAGCACCACACAGCGGTCTGAGAGCCCACTTCTGGGAACAGTTTATTCTTCCGCGGACCGCATCACAAATCGACATTGACGTCCTCTACGTCCCGTCTGGAAACCCTCCGATATACGCTCCTGTTCCAGTCGTGGGGACAATTCATGACTTGAGCCCGATCCGACACCCAGAATGGTTCTCAAACAAGTACGCTCTCCTCTACCGAATTGTAACACCACTCGCTATCCGAGGAACCTCGCATATCGTCGCGATATCTGAGTTCACTCGACAAGAGATTGACTCCCTCTACGACACTCAATCTCCGATAAGTGTGGTCCATAACGGGATACCAGGACGTGTAGAGCCTACCAAGCCCGATGACGCACCGGCTACCGAGTCATACTTTCTGTACGTCGGAAGTACGAATCCCAGAAAGAACCTGAATCGACTGGTATCTGCCTATCAAACCTACCGAGAAGGTAGGTCCGATCCCAAATCACTGGTGCTAGTTGGGCCTGACAAAGACGTTCACGGACAAACCGCGCTTAGAAATGGTAGTGGTGTCCAAAGAATGGGATACGTAAGTGACGCCGAGCTGGAGTGGCTATACCAGAACGCCGTTGGCTTCGTTTACCCGAGCCTCTACGAGGGGTTCGGAATGCCAATTCTTGAATCAATGCGAGCAGGCACCCCCGTTCTGACGAGTCGTAATGGGGCAACAGAAGAGGTTGCAGACGATGCGGCAGTGCTCGTCGACCCGACAGACACGGCAGCTATCGCACAAGGACTTACCGAGGTCATCAAGCGTAGATCGGAACTAATCGATGCAGGCAGAGAACGAACACAGATGTTCTCTTGGGACCGAGCGGCCGAACAGTATGTGGAAGTTTTCCACCAAGCCGCAAGTTCGGAGGGCGCAAAATGA
- a CDS encoding LamG-like jellyroll fold domain-containing protein yields the protein MTDVRAAAAAFAADRDGGDDALRAVLAVDESGDAWTFDDVDIDSGTFGELVSRGIVEKEDGGYRVADRAAVRAALDGEEVAEAEPREFGFSLPSVDRRTAGALSGSLLVLLAFRLFALPDVYQLGRTVLLANDPYYYRYWLFQFLQTGGSPLTVPEGIRIGEPLYVLFLQVLTTLLGGTERAANLVLAWYPVVTALVTGVAVYLTAVRLTDDRRVGVASVLILAVTPAHAYRTAIGFSDHHPFDFFVLSLSLLAVVALTAKKTDTFDDVLRADVLPWAAAFGITVGFQVLAWNAGPLLLLPLAVYALLASLAAVDGDTSPLARLTPLAIGLALGSVVSLLGHYGAGWQETYMAITPLLLLAGTVAVALVAEGASRRGLGVRVVAASVFGAGLVVFALSYVLLPEFGSEFVQQVSQLFLHTGQENIAEVRSLFSTQFGIITGPFFFFGLSLFFAIPAFAWAAWHGWNHDRPAWLVASAYAWVFFVLTIAQVRFAGELAIVGAVFGGFAFVWLANRLELAAAPGIGESSTSNPWRDDDSEEATFTLPDARTVGSLFVVFLLIGGLCAMMTPIRTGAITHDASTVQTANAMNEYAETHNQTWPENYVFSEWSNNRVYNAFVSGQSKSYGYARANYVDFLTSTNGSEWYQTLGSRRGFVVTQPYPAVNASEDSLYYKLQEQWGVGTKHYRAIYGSENGKKAFETVEGATITGPANGSQSQLSGTITVDGQSVDVNQNVDVNHGVYVTNISNPGTYTVNGQSVTVSEDDVADGDRVSTFDGPGVASYSFNEGEGDVAYDRWGGHHAKLHNVSWTEGVNGSAVEFNGSGYVQAPVPSQDEFTVSLWVKPDELDTTSGNDYRHLVRGSTGAMLILEENGRVSFRIPGGERRLWMAGQISNDEWSHITAVYNGESRSLYINGENVGTQEVSNENADWGPWIRIGGNAGLSHTFNGSIDSTQVYGRALTEGEVKNQTSRAGGQ from the coding sequence ATGACTGACGTGCGCGCGGCGGCCGCGGCGTTCGCCGCCGACCGCGACGGCGGCGACGACGCCCTCCGCGCCGTGCTCGCCGTCGACGAATCCGGTGACGCCTGGACGTTCGACGACGTCGATATCGACTCCGGGACGTTCGGCGAGCTCGTGTCGCGAGGCATCGTCGAGAAGGAAGACGGCGGGTATCGCGTCGCCGACCGCGCTGCGGTGCGGGCCGCCCTCGACGGCGAAGAAGTCGCGGAGGCAGAGCCGCGCGAGTTCGGGTTCTCACTCCCCAGCGTTGATCGCCGTACTGCCGGCGCGCTCTCCGGGTCGCTCCTCGTCCTCCTCGCCTTCCGACTGTTCGCGCTCCCGGACGTCTACCAGCTCGGCCGCACCGTCCTCCTCGCGAACGACCCCTACTACTACCGCTACTGGCTCTTCCAGTTCCTCCAGACCGGTGGGAGTCCGCTGACCGTTCCCGAGGGGATTCGCATCGGCGAACCCCTCTACGTCCTCTTCCTCCAAGTTCTCACGACGCTGCTCGGCGGGACGGAGCGCGCCGCGAACCTCGTCCTCGCCTGGTATCCCGTGGTCACTGCACTCGTCACCGGCGTCGCCGTGTATCTCACTGCCGTTCGGCTCACGGACGACCGCCGCGTCGGGGTCGCGAGTGTGTTGATTCTGGCTGTCACGCCCGCACACGCCTACCGAACGGCGATCGGGTTCTCCGACCACCACCCCTTCGACTTCTTCGTTCTTTCCCTCAGTCTGCTCGCCGTCGTCGCCCTCACCGCGAAGAAGACCGACACGTTCGACGACGTCCTCCGCGCGGACGTGCTTCCGTGGGCCGCCGCCTTCGGTATCACTGTCGGCTTCCAGGTCCTCGCCTGGAACGCCGGCCCCCTCCTCCTCCTTCCGCTCGCCGTCTACGCGCTTCTCGCTTCGCTCGCCGCCGTCGACGGCGATACCTCACCACTCGCCCGACTCACACCGCTCGCGATCGGGCTCGCGCTCGGCTCCGTGGTTTCCCTCCTCGGCCACTACGGCGCAGGCTGGCAGGAAACCTACATGGCCATCACGCCCCTCCTCCTGCTCGCCGGGACGGTTGCCGTCGCGCTCGTCGCCGAAGGAGCGAGCCGCCGTGGCCTCGGCGTCCGCGTCGTCGCCGCGAGCGTCTTCGGCGCAGGCCTCGTCGTCTTCGCGCTCTCGTACGTCCTGCTCCCCGAGTTCGGCTCCGAGTTCGTCCAGCAGGTCAGTCAGCTCTTCCTCCACACCGGCCAAGAGAACATCGCCGAGGTTCGCAGCCTCTTCTCCACCCAGTTCGGCATTATCACCGGCCCCTTCTTCTTCTTCGGCCTCTCCCTCTTCTTCGCCATCCCCGCCTTCGCCTGGGCCGCCTGGCACGGCTGGAACCACGACCGCCCCGCGTGGCTCGTCGCGTCCGCCTACGCCTGGGTCTTCTTCGTCCTCACTATCGCCCAGGTCCGGTTTGCGGGGGAATTGGCGATTGTCGGGGCGGTGTTTGGTGGGTTCGCCTTTGTGTGGCTGGCGAATCGGCTGGAGTTAGCCGCCGCTCCAGGGATCGGCGAGTCGTCGACGTCGAACCCCTGGCGCGACGACGACTCTGAAGAAGCCACGTTCACGCTTCCAGACGCGCGGACTGTGGGGTCACTCTTCGTGGTGTTCCTGCTCATCGGCGGCCTCTGCGCGATGATGACGCCCATTCGGACCGGGGCAATCACCCACGACGCCAGTACGGTGCAGACGGCGAACGCCATGAACGAGTACGCCGAGACGCACAACCAGACCTGGCCCGAGAACTACGTGTTCAGTGAATGGAGCAATAATCGGGTGTATAACGCGTTTGTGAGTGGGCAGTCGAAGAGTTATGGGTATGCCCGCGCGAACTACGTGGACTTCCTCACCAGCACGAACGGGAGCGAGTGGTACCAGACGCTCGGGTCTAGACGCGGATTCGTCGTGACGCAGCCGTACCCCGCCGTGAACGCCTCCGAGGACTCGCTCTACTACAAACTCCAAGAGCAGTGGGGCGTTGGCACTAAGCACTACCGAGCCATCTACGGCAGCGAGAACGGCAAGAAAGCCTTCGAGACCGTCGAAGGAGCGACAATTACTGGCCCTGCGAACGGAAGTCAAAGCCAGCTCTCCGGAACAATCACTGTTGACGGGCAGTCCGTCGACGTCAATCAGAACGTCGACGTCAATCACGGCGTCTACGTGACGAATATCTCCAACCCCGGTACATACACTGTGAACGGGCAATCAGTGACCGTGAGCGAAGACGACGTCGCCGACGGCGACCGCGTCTCCACATTCGACGGCCCCGGCGTCGCCTCCTACTCCTTCAACGAAGGCGAAGGCGACGTAGCCTACGACCGCTGGGGCGGCCATCACGCCAAATTGCACAACGTTAGCTGGACAGAGGGTGTGAACGGGAGCGCCGTCGAATTCAACGGGAGCGGATACGTGCAAGCCCCCGTCCCGAGTCAAGACGAATTTACTGTGAGTTTGTGGGTGAAACCGGACGAGTTGGACACGACGAGCGGGAACGACTATCGGCACTTAGTGCGTGGTTCGACCGGGGCGATGTTAATTCTCGAAGAGAATGGTCGGGTGTCGTTTCGGATTCCAGGAGGAGAGAGACGTCTCTGGATGGCAGGTCAAATCTCTAACGACGAGTGGAGCCATATCACAGCAGTCTACAACGGAGAGTCACGAAGTCTCTACATCAATGGGGAGAACGTTGGCACACAGGAAGTCAGTAACGAGAACGCAGACTGGGGCCCGTGGATTCGAATTGGCGGTAACGCAGGTCTCAGCCACACCTTTAACGGCAGTATCGACTCGACACAGGTCTATGGACGCGCGTTAACGGAGGGCGAAGTGAAGAACCAGACATCACGGGCGGGTGGGCAGTGA